One segment of Setaria viridis chromosome 4, Setaria_viridis_v4.0, whole genome shotgun sequence DNA contains the following:
- the LOC117851591 gene encoding aspartyl protease family protein 1, translating to MAQSNHYRQELFVAVAVAVAALVAVGEASCVGFDLHHRSSPVVRRWAEARGHPALAAEWPAKGSPEYYFELSRHDRGLLARRNLAGAAGADGFLTFAEGNATIQSLGLLYYAQVALGTPNATFLVALDTGSDLFWVPCDCKQCAPLSGGGNATAELRPYSPRLSSTSKQVTCDSAFCDRPNACSAATNGSCPYGVRYVSANTSSSGVLVQDVLHLTREGPGPGAATEALQAPIVFGCGQVQTGAFLDGAGFDGLLGLGMDRVSVPSVLAARGLVASNSFSMCFSDDGVGRINFGDAGSPGQSETRFIPRSTNPTYNVSFTSANVGSESVAVEFAAVMDSGTSFTYLNDPEYTALATSFNSQIRERRTNFSSGSSGRSLFDYCYKLSPNQTEVLIPIVSLTTAGGAQFPVTNPIIVLYDRITRRPSSYCLAILKNDITINIIGQNFMTGLKVVFNRERSVLGWQKFDCYKNAVVADAPDASPSPAPGGPNPTKLTPQQSDASNRNPGAAPVPRSAGSLDAARALGGGLSLLLPLLVGAALV from the exons ATGGCTCAGTCCAACCACTACCGCCAGGAACtcttcgtcgccgtcgccgtcgccgtcgcggcgcttGTGGCCGTCGGGGAGGCGTCCTGCGTCGGCTTCGACCTCCACCACCGGTCCTCCCCGGTGGTCCGGCggtgggcggaggcgcggggccACCCCGCCCTCGCCGCGGAGTGGCCAGCTAAAGGCTCGCCGGAGTACTACTTTGAGCTCTCACGCCATGACCGCGGCCTCCTCGCCCGCCGTaatctcgccggcgccgccggcgccgatggcTTCCTGACCTTCGCGGAAGGCAACGCGACCATCCAAAGCCTCGGATT GTTGTACTACGCGCAGGTGGCGCTGGGCACTCCGAACGCGACGTTCCTGGTGGCGCTggacaccggcagcgacctcTTCTGGGTGCCCTGCGACTGCAAGCAGTGCGCGCcgctctccggcggcggcaacgcCACGGCGGAGCTCCGCCCCTACAGCCCGCGGCTGTCGTCGACGAGCAAGCAGGTGACCTGCGACAGCGCGTTCTGCGACCGGCCCAACgcctgcagcgccgccaccaACGGCAGCTGCCCGTACGGCGTCCGCTACGTGTCCGccaacacctcctcctccggcgtgcTCGTCCAGGACGTCCTCCACCTCACCAGGGagggccccggccccggcgccgccacggAGGCCCTGCAGGCGCCCATCGTGTTCGGGTGCGGGCAGGTGCAGACGGGCGCGTTCCTGGACGGCGCCGGCTTCGACGGTCTGCTGGGCCTGGGCATGGACCGGGTGTCCGTGCCCAGCGtgctcgccgcccgcggcctCGTCGCGTCCAACAGCTTCTCCATGTGCTTCAgcgacgacggcgtcggccGGATCAACTTCGGCGACGCCGGCAGCCCCGGCCAGTCCGAGACGCGCTTTATCCCCAGGAGCACAAA CCCGACGTACAACGTGAGCTTCACGTCGGCGAACGTCGGCAGCGAGTCGGTGGCGGTGGAGTTCGCCGCCGTCATGGACTCCGGCACGTCCTTCACGTACCTCAACGACCCGGAGTACACGGCGCTCGCCACCAGC TTTAACTCCCAGATTCGCGAGAGGAGAACCAACTTCAGCAGCGGCTCTTCAGGCCGTTCCCTCTTCGACTACTGCTATAAGCTGAGCCCTAACCAGACGGAGGTGCTGATCCCGATCGTGAGCCTGACGACCGCGGGGGGAGCCCAGTTCCCGGTCACCAACCCGATCATCGTCTTGTACGACAGGATCACCCGTCGTCCCAGCAGTTACTGCCTGGCGATCCTCAAGAACGACATCACCATCAACATCATCGGCC AGAACTTCATGACTGGGCTCAAGGTCGTCTTCAACCGGGAGAGATCCGTCCTGGGCTGGCAGAAGTTCGACT GTTACAAGAACGCGGTAGTGGCAGACGCCCCGGACGCGAGCCCCAGCCCGGCCCCGGGGGGCCCGAACCCGACGAAGCTCACGCCGCAGCAGAGCGACGCCAGCAACAGGAaccccggcgcggcgccggtgcCGAGGTCGGCCGGCTCGCTCGACGCTGCACGCGCGCTGGGAGGCGGCCTCTCGCTTCTGCTTCCTCTGCTGGTGGGCGCAGCGCTTGTCTGA
- the LOC117853716 gene encoding putative laccase-9 encodes MGAVAERPAVLLRFLQLGVFLVLGVAALSPAAHGSRVRRYHFLVKKVVVTRLCRQKSILTVNGQFPGPTIRARSGDVVVVNVRNHGDKNITIHWHGVDQPRNPWSDGPEYITQCPIQPGAAFAYRVILSQEEGTLWWHAHTGFDRATVHGAIVILPKHGAAFPFDHPRRVEEMPPIILNEWWRDDDANHLLEEAVRTGRDVKPSDAATINGEPGDMFPCSEAGTFRARVERGGTYLLRVINAGLTNDVFFAVAGHRLTVVATDARYTKPFAADHLMVASGQTVDALLHANCAAGGRYYMAARTFASNTNVVEFNNSTATAILEYADAARGRAAAPVFPATLPAVEDMAAATTYTKRLRSLASEAHPVDVPARADERLLVTMAVNLIPCAPDAACTGPRGDRLAASLNNVSFQNPGAVDILSAYYYRDGSSAGGVYDAGFPDGPPSRFNFTDPGLPEAGLVGPFTVRGTRVKVLEHGAAVEVVFQDTAVLGMESHPMHLHGYSFYVVGRGIGNFDDGRDPAGYNLVDPPRQNTVAVPKGGWAAIRFRATNPGVWFMHCHFDRHVVWGMDTVFIVKNGKNPEAKMLRPPPNMPKC; translated from the exons ATGGGTGCCGTAGCTGAGAGACCTGCCGTGCTGCTCCGGTTCCTTCAGCTGGGCGTGTTCTTGGTCCTTGGAGTTGCTGCACTTAGCCCGGCCGCGCACGGCTCCAGGGTTCGTCGCTACCATTTCCTC GTAAAGAAGGTTGTCGTCACCAGGCTGTGCCGGCAGAAGAGCATCCTCACCGTGAACGGCCAGTTCCCCGGCCCGACCATCCGGGCGCGCagcggcgacgtcgtcgtcgtcaacgTCCGCAACCATGGCGACAAGAACATCACCATCCACTG GCACGGCGTGGACCAGCCGCGGAACCCGTGGTCCGACGGGCCGGAGTACATCACGCAGTGCCCCATCCAGCCCGGCGCCGCCTTCGCCTACCGCGTCATCCTCTCCCAGGAAGAGGGCACGCTCTGGTGGCACGCGCACACCGGCTTCGACCGCGCCACCGTGCACGgcgccatcgtcatcctcccCAAGCACGGCGCCGCCTTCCCCTTCGATCATCCTCGGCGCGTCGAGGAGATGCCGCCGATCATCCTCAACGAATGGTGGCGGGACGACGACGCGAACCATCTCCTGGAGGAGGCCGTGCGGACGGGCCGCGACGTCAAGCCGTCGGACGCCGCCACCATCAACGGCGAGCCCGGCGACATGTTCCCGTGCTCCGAGGCCGGCACCTTCAGGGCGCGCGTGGAGCGCGGCGGGACGTACCTGCTCCGCGTGATCAACGCCGGGCTCACCAACGACGTGTTCTTTGccgtcgccggccaccgcctcACCGTGGTCGCCACCGACGCCCGCTACACCAAGCCGTTCGCCGCCGACCACCTCATGGTCGCGTCGGGCCAGACCGTCGACGCGCTCCTCCACGCCAACTGTGCCGCCGGCGGTAGGTACTACATGGCCGCGCGGACGTTCGCTTCCAACACCAACGTCGTCGAGTTCAACAACAGCACCGCCACGGCCATCCTGGAGTACGCGGACGCCGCGCggggaagggcggcggcgccggtgttCCCTGCTACCCTGCCCGCCGTCGAAGACATGGCAGCGGCTACGACGTACACGAAGCGGCTAAGGTCCCTGGCCAGCGAGGCCCACCCGGTGGACGTGCCGGCGCGCGCCGACGAGCGCCTGCTCGTGACGATGGCCGTGAACCTGATCCCCTGCGCGCCGGACGCGGCGTGCACCGGCCCCCGCGGCGACCGCCTCGCGGCGAGCCTCAACAACGTGAGCTTCCAGAACCCCGGAGCCGTCGATATCCTCAGCGCCTACTACTACCGCGACGGCAGCTCCGCCGGCGGCGTGTACGACGCGGGGTTCCCTGACGGCCCGCCGTCCCGGTTCAACTTCACCGACCCGGGGCTCCCggaggcggggctcgtcggCCCGTTCACGGTGCGGGGCACGAGGGTGAAGGTGCTGGagcacggcgccgccgtggaggtGGTGTTCCAGGACACGGCGGTGCTAGGCATGGAGAGCCACCCCATGCACCTGCACGGGTACAGCTTCTACGTGGTGGGGCGAGGGATCGGCAACTTCGACGATGGCAGGGACCCCGCCGGCTACAACCTGGTCGACCCGCCGCGGCAGAACACGGTGGCCGTGCCCAAAGGCGGGTGGGCGGCGATCCGCTTCCGCGCGACAAATCCCG GGGTGTGGTTTATGCATTGTCACTTCGATCGCCATGTTGTGTGGGGAATGGACACTGTGTTCATTGTGAAAAATGGCAAGAACCCTGAGGCCAAAATGTTGCGGCCTCCTCCAAACATGCCAAAGTGCTGA